The following proteins are co-located in the Citrobacter freundii ATCC 8090 = MTCC 1658 = NBRC 12681 genome:
- the grpE gene encoding nucleotide exchange factor GrpE — MSSKEQKTPEGQAPEEIIMDQHEEVEAVESDASAEQVDPRDEKIANLEAQLAEAETRERDSVLRIKAEMENLRRRTELDVEKAHKFALEKFVNELLPVLDSLDRALEVADKDNDAMAAMVEGIELTRKSMLDVVAKFGVQVVADIDVPMDPNVHQAIAMVESDDVAAGNVLMVMQKGYTLNGRTIRAAMVSVAKAKG, encoded by the coding sequence ATGAGTAGTAAAGAACAGAAAACGCCTGAGGGGCAAGCCCCGGAAGAAATTATCATGGATCAGCACGAAGAAGTTGAGGCGGTTGAATCAGACGCTTCTGCTGAGCAGGTGGATCCGCGCGATGAAAAAATTGCGAATCTGGAAGCTCAGCTTGCTGAAGCCGAAACTCGCGAGCGCGACAGCGTGTTGCGTATCAAAGCGGAAATGGAAAACCTGCGTCGTCGTACCGAACTGGACGTAGAAAAAGCGCATAAGTTTGCACTGGAAAAATTCGTCAACGAGCTGCTGCCGGTGCTGGATAGCCTGGACCGTGCGCTGGAAGTGGCGGACAAAGACAATGACGCGATGGCGGCGATGGTTGAAGGTATTGAGCTGACCCGTAAGTCAATGCTGGATGTTGTGGCGAAGTTTGGCGTACAAGTGGTTGCGGATATTGACGTGCCGATGGACCCGAACGTGCATCAGGCGATTGCCATGGTAGAGTCTGACGACGTTGCTGCCGGTAATGTGCTGATGGTTATGCAGAAAGGCTATACCCTGAACGGACGTACCATCCGTGCGGCGATGGTCTCTGTGGCGAAAGCTAAAGGCTAA
- a CDS encoding HlyC/CorC family transporter, translating to MEHISTTTLIVTLLIMVVISAYFSGSETGMMTLNRYRLRHRAKQGNRQAKRVEKLLRKPDRLISLVLIGNNLVNILASALGTIVGMRLYGDAGVAIATGVLTFVVLVFAEVLPKTIAALYPEKVAYPSSVLLAPLQILMMPLVWLLNTITRLLMRMMGIKTDIVVSGSLSKDELRTLVNESRSQISRRNQDMLLSVLDLEKVSVDDIMIPRNEIIGIDINDDWKSIVRQLSHSPHGRIVLYRDSLDDAISMLRVREAWRLMAEKKEFTKETMLRAADEIYYVPEGTPLSTQLIKFQRNKKKVGLVVNEYGDIQGLVTVEDILEEIVGDFTTSMSPTLAEEVTPQNDGSVIIDGSANVREINKAFNWHLPEDDARTVNGIILEALEEIPVAGTRVRIGQYDIDILDVQDNMIKQVQVLPVKPLRESVSDQ from the coding sequence GTGGAACACATCTCCACCACCACGCTCATTGTCACGCTCCTCATCATGGTGGTCATTTCCGCCTATTTTTCCGGTTCTGAAACCGGAATGATGACCCTGAATCGCTATCGTCTACGTCATCGGGCCAAGCAGGGAAATCGACAGGCAAAACGCGTTGAAAAGTTACTTCGCAAGCCGGATCGTCTGATAAGCCTGGTGCTCATCGGCAATAATCTGGTGAATATTCTGGCCTCCGCGCTCGGTACTATTGTCGGTATGCGCCTGTATGGCGATGCGGGCGTCGCCATTGCCACTGGGGTACTGACGTTTGTGGTACTGGTTTTTGCCGAAGTACTGCCAAAGACGATTGCCGCACTATATCCGGAAAAAGTCGCCTATCCGAGCAGTGTCCTGCTGGCTCCCCTGCAGATTCTGATGATGCCGTTGGTATGGTTACTCAACACCATCACGCGGCTGCTGATGCGCATGATGGGCATCAAAACGGATATCGTAGTGAGCGGTTCGCTGAGTAAAGATGAACTGCGAACTCTGGTGAATGAATCGCGCTCGCAAATCTCACGCCGTAACCAGGATATGCTGCTGTCAGTGCTGGATCTGGAAAAAGTCAGCGTCGATGACATCATGATCCCGCGTAATGAAATTATCGGCATTGATATCAACGATGACTGGAAATCAATCGTGCGTCAGCTTTCGCACTCTCCGCACGGTCGTATTGTGCTGTATCGTGACTCGCTGGACGACGCTATCAGTATGCTACGCGTACGTGAAGCCTGGCGATTGATGGCCGAGAAAAAAGAGTTCACCAAAGAGACCATGTTACGCGCCGCCGACGAAATTTATTACGTTCCGGAAGGCACGCCACTCAGCACCCAGCTCATTAAATTTCAGCGTAATAAGAAGAAAGTGGGCCTGGTCGTCAATGAATATGGTGATATTCAGGGACTGGTTACGGTCGAGGATATCCTGGAAGAGATTGTTGGTGACTTCACGACCTCAATGTCACCGACGCTTGCCGAAGAAGTCACGCCGCAGAATGACGGTTCGGTTATCATTGACGGTAGCGCCAACGTTCGTGAAATCAATAAGGCGTTTAACTGGCACCTGCCGGAAGATGATGCACGTACCGTGAACGGTATTATTCTTGAAGCGCTGGAAGAAATCCCGGTTGCCGGCACACGTGTGCGTATTGGGCAGTACGATATCGATATTCTCGACGTGCAGGACAATATGATTAAACAGGTGCAGGTGTTGCCCGTCAAACCGCTGCGGGAAAGCGTATCGGACCAGTGA
- the nadK gene encoding NAD(+) kinase produces the protein MNKHFKCIGIVGHPRHPTALTTHEMLYRWLCAKGYEVIVEQQIAHELQLKNVKTGTLAEIGQQADLAVVVGGDGNMLGAARTLARYDIKVIGINRGNLGFLTDLDPDNAQQQLADVLEGHYISEKRFLLEAQVCQLDCQKRISTAINEVVLHPGKVAHMIEFEVYIDEIFAFSQRSDGLIISTPTGSTAYSLSAGGPILTPSLDAITLVPMFPHTLSARPLVINSSSTIRLRFSHRRNDLEISCDSQIALPIQEGEDVLIRRCDYHLNLIHPKDYSYFNTLSTKLGWSKKLF, from the coding sequence ATGAACAAACATTTCAAGTGTATTGGCATTGTGGGGCATCCACGTCACCCCACTGCACTGACCACACATGAAATGCTCTACCGTTGGCTGTGCGCCAAAGGTTATGAGGTTATCGTTGAGCAACAAATCGCCCACGAGCTGCAGCTGAAAAATGTGAAAACCGGTACGCTCGCAGAGATTGGCCAGCAGGCAGACCTCGCCGTGGTTGTCGGTGGCGACGGCAATATGCTGGGCGCCGCACGCACCCTGGCACGTTATGACATCAAGGTTATTGGCATTAACCGCGGCAACCTCGGTTTCCTGACCGACCTTGACCCAGACAATGCGCAACAACAGTTAGCTGACGTGCTGGAAGGCCACTACATCAGCGAAAAGCGCTTTTTACTCGAAGCCCAGGTGTGCCAACTGGACTGCCAGAAGCGTATTAGCACTGCGATCAATGAAGTCGTGTTGCACCCCGGAAAAGTGGCGCACATGATTGAATTTGAAGTCTATATCGATGAAATTTTTGCCTTCTCCCAGCGTTCAGACGGCTTGATTATTTCCACACCGACCGGCTCTACCGCCTACTCACTCTCTGCCGGAGGCCCGATACTGACGCCTTCGCTGGATGCCATTACGCTAGTCCCGATGTTCCCACATACGCTCTCCGCACGACCGCTGGTGATCAACAGTAGCAGCACCATTCGCCTGCGCTTCTCTCATCGCCGTAACGATCTGGAAATCAGCTGTGACAGCCAGATCGCCCTGCCTATACAGGAAGGTGAAGACGTATTAATTCGCCGCTGTGATTATCATCTGAACCTGATACACCCAAAAGATTACAGCTATTTCAACACATTAAGCACTAAGTTAGGCTGGTCAAAAAAATTATTCTAA
- a CDS encoding inner membrane protein YpjD gives MPVFALLALVAYSVSLALIIPALLQKNSGWRRMAILSAVVALVSHAIALEARILPGGESGQNLSLLNVGSLVSLMICTVMTIVASRNRGWLLLPIVYAFALINLAFATFMPNEFITHLEATPGMMIHIGLSLFAYATLIIAALYALQLAWIDYQLKNKKLAFSNEMPPLMSIERKMFHITQIGVVLLTLTLCTGLFYMHNLFSTENIDKAVLSIVAWFVYIVLLWGHYHEGWRGRRVVWFNVAGAGILTLAYFGSRILQQFVS, from the coding sequence ATGCCCGTTTTTGCTCTGCTTGCTCTTGTCGCCTACTCAGTCAGCCTCGCGCTGATTATTCCCGCTCTGCTGCAAAAAAACAGCGGCTGGCGGCGTATGGCTATTCTCTCTGCGGTTGTCGCGCTGGTAAGCCATGCTATCGCCCTGGAAGCGCGTATTCTGCCCGGCGGTGAAAGCGGACAAAACCTGAGTCTGTTGAACGTCGGCTCGCTGGTGAGCCTGATGATCTGTACGGTAATGACCATTGTCGCTTCCCGCAATCGAGGCTGGCTATTGCTGCCCATTGTCTACGCCTTTGCGCTGATAAACCTGGCCTTCGCCACGTTTATGCCTAACGAGTTCATCACCCATCTCGAAGCTACGCCGGGCATGATGATCCATATCGGGCTTTCGCTTTTCGCTTACGCCACGCTGATTATCGCCGCACTCTATGCGCTACAGCTTGCGTGGATTGACTACCAGCTGAAAAACAAAAAACTGGCTTTCAGCAATGAGATGCCGCCGCTGATGAGTATTGAGCGGAAAATGTTTCATATCACCCAAATTGGCGTGGTTCTGCTGACACTCACCCTGTGCACAGGCCTGTTTTACATGCATAACCTGTTCAGTACCGAGAACATTGATAAAGCCGTTCTCTCTATCGTGGCATGGTTTGTCTATATCGTTCTGTTATGGGGGCATTACCATGAAGGTTGGCGCGGACGTCGCGTCGTATGGTTTAACGTCGCAGGCGCAGGAATTCTGACACTGGCCTATTTCGGCAGTCGTATCCTGCAGCAGTTCGTGAGTTAA